One Arthrobacter sp. StoSoilB19 DNA window includes the following coding sequences:
- a CDS encoding efflux RND transporter permease subunit: protein MTAIIRWAVQFRLLVLALAAGILAFGLSSLPGMSVDAYPEFAPPQVEIQTEALGLSAAEVEQLVTSPMEADLLNGVAWVEAIRSKSLPGLSSIQMVFKPGTDLFRARQLVSERLTQARALPNVSAAPVLMQPLSSTSRVMMIKLTSKDMSAIDMSVLARWTMKPGLLAVPGVANVAIWGQRDQQLQVLVDPGQLAAKGVTLDDVIKTTGNSVWVSPLSYLEASTPGTGGFFETGHQRIGVQHVLPITTPQDLGQVPLDSPAGNLLLKDVATVQTDHQPLIGDALLSKETELLLVIEKFPETNTMDVTRGVDEALRALQPGLPGVQVDTTVYRQASFIEEEVGVIGVGLLITLLVIVAMFWAFFRSWRAAVISLVTIPAALTAAALVLYWRGVGMNSMVFAGMVLALAVIVGDVAEDLSGVVAANLSARKRGDALHDTQRGSGLVPEALRSVRTPILYSLLIMALATMPAFFFTGENGALFGPLVLAYLLALAVSMIVALAVTAALVFVLPGALNAPRERRSLKRLEVGYGRLLVRLRGGAKWMFAASAVVALAGLALMPQLAAGHPVVPVMADKTLVVHWSAIAGTSDQEMSRITEAAAGELRGVPGVANVGGHVGRAITSDQVGDVSSGELWVSVAHDASFRDTAAAVKQVIAGYPGLTSKVSTYPQERLDAIRDAADSGFAVRVYGLDPAILRQKASEVQQILEHTAGIANAHVDVPPEQPIAEVTVDLAKAQKAGVAPGDVRRAAAALVQGIEVGNLYEQQKVFSVIVKGVPSTRNSLDSVRDLIIDTPSGGHARLGDVAQVNMVGNESVILHDDTYRRLDVKADIQGRPLSDIQNDINAGLQKMQFPMSYHAEILTQYAQQQSNIQWLWLLGAIAAAGILVLLQTAAGSWRLAVPLALCLVLSLSGGVLAALVTGAVNSLVALVAFAVVLGIAARGTLLMAERVRTLQARGGDVPMPGLVVHAARDRLGPTLMSAGMTALALVPLVLFGGVAGTEIIQPLAVIIWGGLLTSTLSTLFVVPAVLLAFAPKAPAHSDGHATYEPTENQVV from the coding sequence ATGACCGCCATAATTCGCTGGGCTGTCCAGTTCCGGTTGTTGGTCCTGGCATTGGCTGCGGGAATTCTCGCTTTTGGGTTATCAAGTTTGCCGGGCATGTCCGTTGATGCCTATCCGGAATTCGCCCCGCCGCAGGTGGAGATCCAGACGGAGGCCCTGGGGCTCTCGGCCGCCGAGGTGGAACAGCTCGTCACCTCCCCGATGGAGGCCGACCTGCTGAACGGCGTTGCCTGGGTGGAGGCGATCCGATCCAAGTCCCTCCCCGGGCTGTCCTCGATCCAGATGGTCTTCAAGCCGGGGACTGACCTTTTCCGGGCACGCCAGCTGGTCTCTGAGCGCCTTACCCAGGCCCGCGCACTGCCGAACGTGTCAGCAGCGCCGGTCCTCATGCAGCCGCTCTCATCCACCAGCCGGGTGATGATGATCAAGCTCACGTCAAAGGACATGTCGGCCATCGACATGTCTGTCCTGGCCCGCTGGACGATGAAGCCAGGCCTCCTGGCGGTGCCTGGTGTCGCCAACGTGGCCATCTGGGGCCAACGGGATCAGCAACTGCAGGTCCTGGTGGATCCGGGTCAGCTTGCAGCCAAAGGCGTCACGCTGGACGATGTCATCAAGACCACCGGCAACTCAGTATGGGTATCACCGCTGAGCTACCTGGAGGCCTCCACCCCGGGAACGGGCGGCTTCTTCGAGACCGGACACCAGCGGATCGGCGTCCAGCACGTCCTGCCAATCACCACTCCCCAGGACCTGGGTCAGGTTCCATTGGACAGTCCGGCGGGGAACCTCCTCCTGAAGGACGTCGCCACGGTTCAAACGGACCACCAGCCACTGATCGGCGATGCCCTCCTGAGCAAGGAAACCGAACTCCTCCTGGTGATCGAGAAATTCCCCGAGACCAACACCATGGACGTGACGCGGGGCGTGGACGAGGCACTGCGCGCACTCCAGCCGGGCCTGCCCGGGGTACAGGTGGACACCACCGTTTACCGACAGGCGTCCTTCATCGAGGAGGAAGTCGGCGTAATCGGCGTCGGCCTGCTCATCACATTGCTGGTCATCGTCGCGATGTTCTGGGCGTTCTTCCGGTCATGGCGTGCCGCTGTCATCAGCCTGGTCACCATCCCGGCGGCACTCACCGCGGCGGCCCTTGTCCTGTACTGGCGCGGGGTCGGGATGAACTCCATGGTGTTCGCGGGCATGGTGCTCGCCCTCGCGGTTATCGTAGGCGACGTCGCCGAGGACCTCAGTGGGGTGGTGGCGGCGAACCTTTCCGCCAGGAAACGCGGGGACGCGCTGCACGATACCCAGCGGGGCTCGGGCCTGGTTCCGGAGGCCCTTCGCTCGGTTCGTACTCCGATTCTCTACTCGCTGTTGATCATGGCGCTGGCCACGATGCCGGCATTCTTCTTCACAGGTGAGAATGGAGCCCTTTTCGGTCCACTTGTCCTGGCCTACCTGCTTGCCCTGGCAGTCTCGATGATCGTGGCGCTGGCCGTCACAGCCGCGCTGGTGTTCGTCCTCCCCGGAGCGTTGAACGCGCCGCGGGAACGCCGGTCGCTGAAGCGGCTCGAGGTGGGCTACGGCCGGCTCCTGGTCCGCCTGAGGGGAGGGGCTAAATGGATGTTCGCTGCTTCCGCCGTTGTGGCGCTGGCGGGGCTGGCCTTGATGCCCCAGCTGGCAGCCGGCCACCCCGTGGTACCGGTAATGGCGGACAAGACCCTGGTGGTGCACTGGAGCGCGATCGCTGGTACCTCGGACCAGGAAATGAGCCGGATCACGGAGGCGGCGGCGGGCGAGCTGCGCGGCGTGCCCGGCGTGGCCAATGTGGGAGGCCACGTTGGCCGGGCCATCACCTCCGACCAGGTCGGTGACGTAAGTTCGGGTGAACTTTGGGTCAGCGTGGCACACGATGCGTCCTTCAGGGATACTGCTGCCGCCGTCAAGCAGGTCATTGCCGGCTACCCCGGGCTGACCAGCAAGGTATCGACCTATCCCCAGGAGCGCCTCGACGCGATCCGGGACGCTGCGGACAGCGGATTCGCCGTCCGGGTCTACGGCCTGGACCCCGCGATCCTGCGGCAGAAGGCGTCGGAGGTGCAGCAGATTCTGGAACACACCGCCGGCATTGCGAACGCCCATGTTGACGTTCCCCCCGAGCAGCCCATTGCCGAGGTCACGGTTGACCTTGCCAAGGCGCAGAAGGCCGGCGTCGCCCCCGGGGATGTTCGACGCGCTGCGGCCGCCTTGGTGCAAGGTATCGAAGTGGGCAACCTCTACGAACAGCAGAAGGTCTTCTCGGTCATCGTCAAGGGGGTCCCGTCCACGCGGAACAGCCTGGACAGCGTTCGTGACCTGATCATCGACACCCCCAGCGGCGGGCATGCCCGCCTGGGCGACGTCGCCCAGGTCAATATGGTCGGAAACGAGTCCGTCATTCTTCACGATGACACCTATCGCCGCCTTGACGTGAAAGCCGATATCCAGGGCCGGCCCCTGAGCGACATCCAAAACGACATTAATGCGGGCCTCCAAAAGATGCAGTTCCCGATGTCGTACCACGCCGAAATCCTCACGCAGTATGCCCAGCAGCAAAGCAACATCCAGTGGCTCTGGTTGCTCGGAGCCATTGCCGCGGCCGGCATCCTGGTGCTTCTGCAGACTGCTGCCGGAAGCTGGCGGCTCGCCGTCCCGCTCGCCCTGTGCCTGGTCCTTTCGCTCTCCGGAGGCGTGCTTGCCGCCCTGGTTACCGGGGCGGTAAATTCCCTGGTCGCACTGGTGGCGTTCGCCGTCGTGCTGGGGATCGCGGCCCGGGGCACCCTGCTGATGGCGGAACGCGTCCGGACACTACAGGCCCGGGGCGGCGACGTGCCGATGCCTGGCCTGGTGGTCCATGCGGCGAGGGACAGGCTGGGTCCGACGTTGATGTCGGCCGGGATGACGGCACTTGCACTTGTGCCCCTCGTCCTGTTCGGCGGCGTGGCAGGAACGGAAATCATTCAACCGCTTGCCGTGATCATCTGGGGCGGCCTGCTGACCTCCACCCTGTCCACCCTGTTCGTGGTACCCGCCGTACTGCTCGCCTTCGCGCCGAAGGCACCAGCACACAGCGACGGCCACGCCACCTATGAACCTACTGAAAACCAGGTTGTGTGA
- a CDS encoding efflux RND transporter permease subunit, translated as MLLGSLQLGAASVDVFPEFAPPRVEIQTACLGLTAQEVEELVSVPIEAAVGGMPGLDELRSKSVAQLSSIVLLFHPGTDLLNARQQVSERMASVTAALPTWAAPPVMLQPLSATSRVMKIGMTSSEHSLIEMSMLSYWTIRARLLRVPGVANVAIWGERLQMLQVQVEPDKLKAQDVSLNQVMEVTAGALDAGLLRYSPGRFIGTGGFIDSPNQRMGVRHVQPIKTPADLAQVTIREKDGVPLHLGDVAQVVEDHQPLIGDAVINSGHGLMLIVEKLPWGNTLDVTKGVEEALHELQPGLSGISFDTTIFRPASFVEESISNLSLALLLGCLLVVLILGAFLFQWRTALISLIAIPLSLLTAALVLYFTASSINTMVLAGLVIAVGVVVDDAIIDVENIMRRLRQHRARGSGESTSSVVLKASLEMRSPIVYATLIIVVAAVPIFFLDGLTGVFFRPLAITYTLAVLASMLVALTVTPALALILLGNAKLEERDAPLVRVLKRGYHAVLSGMMKRPRYGYAGFGVVALAGLAIAPLLGSSLFPTFKERDFLMHWVSQPGTSAAEEYRISQRGCEEFLKVPGVLNCGTHIGQAFTADEIVGVNAGEHWISIDRHANYDETLAAVQDVVNGYPGLHRDVQTYLKERIEEVLTGASEPILVRVYGDDLNVLREQAQRVKDILDGIHGTQDAHVSLEVEVPQISVTVNLAQAQKYGLKPGDVRRAAATLVAGEEVGDVFRDGRAYDVHVWSTPATRSSVTSIEDLPIDTPTGQRVRLADLATVALQPVPNQIDRTNGSRRVEVGSFLASGADLGNVARELQQRLDTLDLPAGYSVQLLGEYTEREAATNRLMIFAAAALVLILLLLQTSFRSWRLAVLSLLTLPIALVGGVFAAFMSGGILSLGSVVGFLTVMGIAARNGILLISHCQHLERDEGETFGRDLVLRGAAERLSPILMTTLATGLALVPLVVMGNVPGHEIEHPMAVVILGGLVTSTLLNLFIVPSLYLRFAKRRPARGTRRPNPEPAPAG; from the coding sequence ATGCTGCTCGGATCCCTGCAGCTGGGTGCCGCGTCCGTGGACGTCTTTCCCGAATTCGCCCCACCCCGGGTCGAAATCCAGACCGCGTGCCTTGGCCTGACTGCCCAGGAAGTCGAAGAGCTGGTCAGCGTTCCCATCGAGGCAGCGGTAGGCGGCATGCCGGGACTGGACGAGCTGCGGTCCAAATCCGTTGCGCAGCTGTCTTCGATCGTGTTGCTCTTCCATCCGGGCACCGACCTGCTCAACGCCCGCCAGCAGGTCTCGGAACGCATGGCGTCCGTGACAGCGGCGCTGCCGACCTGGGCGGCCCCGCCGGTCATGCTGCAGCCGCTGTCCGCCACGAGCCGCGTGATGAAGATAGGAATGACGTCATCCGAGCACTCGCTCATTGAGATGTCCATGCTGTCCTACTGGACCATCCGGGCCCGCCTCCTGCGGGTTCCCGGTGTGGCCAACGTGGCAATTTGGGGGGAACGGCTCCAGATGCTGCAGGTGCAGGTGGAACCCGACAAGCTCAAAGCCCAGGACGTTTCCCTCAACCAGGTCATGGAAGTCACCGCCGGCGCCCTCGACGCAGGCCTGCTCAGGTACTCGCCCGGAAGGTTCATCGGCACCGGGGGCTTTATTGACAGCCCCAACCAGAGAATGGGGGTTCGGCACGTCCAGCCGATAAAGACTCCCGCCGACCTGGCCCAGGTGACGATCCGTGAAAAGGACGGCGTGCCCCTCCACCTTGGCGACGTAGCCCAAGTAGTGGAAGACCACCAGCCACTCATCGGTGACGCCGTCATCAATAGCGGCCATGGGCTCATGCTCATTGTCGAGAAACTGCCCTGGGGCAACACCCTGGACGTGACCAAGGGCGTTGAGGAGGCCCTGCATGAGTTGCAGCCCGGCTTGAGTGGAATCAGCTTCGACACCACTATCTTCCGCCCGGCAAGCTTTGTGGAGGAATCCATCTCCAACCTCAGCCTGGCCCTGCTGCTCGGCTGCCTGCTCGTCGTCCTGATCCTGGGCGCTTTCCTCTTCCAATGGCGGACAGCCCTCATCAGCCTCATCGCGATTCCGCTGTCCTTGCTCACAGCTGCCCTGGTCCTGTATTTCACCGCGAGTTCGATCAACACGATGGTCCTTGCGGGGCTGGTTATTGCGGTCGGTGTCGTGGTCGATGACGCCATCATCGACGTCGAAAACATCATGCGGCGGCTGCGGCAGCACCGCGCCCGGGGCAGCGGCGAATCCACGTCCTCGGTGGTGTTGAAAGCCTCGCTCGAGATGCGGAGCCCCATCGTCTATGCCACCCTGATCATTGTGGTGGCGGCAGTACCCATCTTCTTCCTGGATGGACTGACGGGCGTCTTCTTCCGGCCGCTGGCAATCACCTACACGCTGGCAGTACTCGCCTCAATGCTGGTGGCGCTGACGGTCACTCCGGCCCTGGCACTGATCCTCCTCGGTAACGCCAAACTGGAGGAGCGTGACGCTCCCCTCGTCCGCGTGCTCAAGCGCGGCTACCACGCGGTCCTGTCAGGCATGATGAAGCGGCCCCGCTACGGCTACGCGGGATTCGGAGTCGTCGCCCTGGCAGGTTTGGCGATAGCACCCCTCCTGGGCTCATCCCTGTTCCCCACTTTCAAGGAACGGGACTTCCTGATGCACTGGGTCTCACAGCCGGGAACGTCAGCCGCGGAGGAATATCGGATCTCGCAGCGCGGCTGCGAGGAGTTCCTCAAAGTGCCCGGCGTCCTGAATTGCGGTACACACATTGGTCAGGCCTTCACCGCCGACGAGATTGTTGGCGTCAACGCGGGCGAGCACTGGATCAGCATTGACCGTCACGCCAACTACGACGAGACGCTCGCCGCCGTGCAGGACGTTGTCAACGGGTATCCCGGCCTGCACCGGGACGTCCAGACCTACCTGAAGGAACGGATCGAAGAGGTCCTCACGGGAGCCAGTGAGCCGATCCTCGTCCGCGTTTACGGGGATGACCTCAACGTGCTGCGTGAACAGGCCCAACGGGTCAAAGACATCCTGGACGGCATCCACGGCACCCAGGACGCCCATGTCTCCCTTGAGGTTGAGGTCCCGCAGATCTCTGTCACGGTCAACCTGGCCCAGGCACAGAAATACGGACTGAAACCTGGCGATGTGAGACGTGCGGCAGCCACGCTCGTGGCTGGCGAGGAGGTAGGCGACGTCTTCCGCGACGGACGTGCCTACGACGTCCACGTCTGGAGCACTCCCGCCACCCGGTCCAGCGTTACCAGCATCGAAGACCTGCCGATCGACACGCCCACCGGCCAGCGGGTCCGCCTCGCTGACCTGGCCACCGTGGCCCTTCAGCCGGTGCCGAACCAGATTGACCGTACGAACGGATCGCGCCGCGTTGAAGTTGGATCGTTCCTGGCATCGGGCGCAGACCTCGGCAACGTCGCCCGCGAGCTGCAGCAACGCCTTGACACCCTGGACCTGCCGGCCGGTTACAGCGTGCAGCTGCTAGGCGAATACACCGAACGTGAGGCGGCCACGAACCGCCTGATGATTTTCGCCGCCGCTGCCCTCGTCCTGATCCTCCTGCTCCTCCAAACATCATTCCGGAGCTGGCGGCTCGCCGTACTGTCCCTTCTGACCCTGCCGATCGCCTTGGTGGGCGGGGTTTTCGCCGCTTTCATGTCCGGCGGGATCCTTTCCCTGGGCTCGGTTGTGGGCTTCCTGACGGTGATGGGTATCGCTGCGCGCAACGGCATTTTGCTCATCAGCCACTGCCAGCATCTGGAAAGGGACGAGGGTGAGACCTTTGGCCGTGACCTGGTGCTGCGCGGGGCAGCCGAGCGGCTGTCCCCGATCCTCATGACCACCCTGGCAACCGGATTGGCCCTGGTGCCCCTGGTGGTCATGGGGAATGTCCCGGGCCACGAAATCGAACACCCCATGGCAGTGGTCATCCTGGGCGGCCTCGTCACGTCCACCCTGCTGAACCTCTTCATTGTGCCGTCGCTGTACCTCCGCTTCGCCAAGCGGCGCCCGGCCCGCGGCACTCGCCGCCCCAACCCGGAACCAGCCCCCGCTGGATAG
- the glpK gene encoding glycerol kinase GlpK has product MNQYVIAIDQGTTSTRAIIFDHSGAIVSSGQMEHEQIFPQAGWVEHDAAEIWNNTREVIGSALSKANLTRHDIAAVGITNQRETAVVWDKTTGKPVYNAIVWQDTRTQDIVDELGRDGGADRFKQKVGLPLATYFSGTKIKWILDNVDGAREKAEAGDLVFGNTDAWVLWNLTGGVDGGVHVTDVTNASRTLFMDLETLQWDDEILGIFGVPRSMMPEIKSSSEVYGTVHSSQLLRETPVAGILGDQQAATFGQAAFEAGEAKNTYGTGCFLIFNTGEEIVHSKNGLLTTVGYKLGDAKPHYALEGSIAVTGSLIQWLRDNLGMISSAPEVETLAASVKDNGGVYIVPAFSGLFAPYWRSDARGAIVGLTRFVNKNHIARAALEATAFQTREVLDAVNADSGVPLTELKVDGGMVANDALMQFQADILGVPVIRPKVIETTALGAAYAAGLAVGFWKDLGECSANWSEDKRWEPQMDKAEQDRQMRLWKKAVTKSMDWVDEDVR; this is encoded by the coding sequence ATGAACCAGTACGTAATCGCCATTGACCAGGGCACCACCAGCACCCGCGCCATCATCTTCGACCACAGCGGCGCCATAGTCTCCTCCGGCCAGATGGAACATGAGCAGATCTTCCCGCAGGCAGGATGGGTGGAACACGACGCCGCGGAAATCTGGAACAACACCCGTGAGGTCATCGGCTCGGCCCTCTCCAAGGCGAACCTGACGCGGCACGACATTGCCGCCGTCGGCATCACCAACCAGCGTGAAACAGCCGTCGTGTGGGACAAGACCACAGGCAAGCCGGTGTACAACGCCATCGTGTGGCAGGACACCCGCACCCAGGACATCGTCGACGAACTGGGCAGGGACGGCGGCGCGGACCGTTTCAAACAAAAGGTGGGCCTGCCGCTGGCCACCTACTTCTCCGGCACCAAGATCAAATGGATCCTGGACAACGTTGACGGCGCCCGTGAAAAGGCAGAGGCCGGGGACCTGGTGTTCGGCAACACCGACGCCTGGGTCCTCTGGAACCTCACGGGCGGCGTGGACGGCGGTGTCCACGTCACCGATGTCACCAACGCCTCCCGGACCCTGTTCATGGACCTCGAAACCCTGCAGTGGGACGACGAAATCCTCGGGATCTTTGGCGTGCCGCGAAGCATGATGCCGGAGATCAAGTCCTCCTCAGAGGTTTACGGCACCGTCCACAGCTCGCAGCTGCTGCGGGAAACGCCGGTGGCGGGCATCCTGGGCGACCAGCAGGCCGCCACATTCGGCCAGGCCGCCTTTGAAGCAGGAGAAGCCAAGAACACCTACGGCACCGGCTGCTTCCTGATCTTCAACACGGGCGAGGAAATTGTCCACTCGAAGAACGGGCTGCTGACCACCGTGGGCTACAAGCTGGGCGATGCCAAGCCGCACTACGCCCTGGAAGGTTCAATCGCCGTGACCGGCTCGCTGATCCAGTGGCTGCGCGACAACCTGGGCATGATCAGCAGCGCCCCCGAGGTGGAAACCCTGGCCGCATCCGTCAAGGACAACGGCGGCGTCTACATCGTCCCCGCGTTCTCCGGCCTCTTCGCCCCGTACTGGCGCTCCGACGCGCGGGGGGCCATCGTGGGCCTGACCCGGTTCGTTAACAAGAACCATATCGCCCGGGCAGCCCTGGAGGCCACGGCATTCCAGACCCGCGAGGTGCTTGACGCCGTCAACGCGGACTCCGGCGTTCCGCTGACCGAACTGAAGGTCGACGGCGGCATGGTCGCCAACGACGCATTGATGCAGTTCCAGGCGGACATCCTCGGCGTCCCGGTGATCAGGCCCAAGGTCATCGAGACCACGGCGCTGGGGGCAGCCTACGCGGCTGGCCTGGCTGTTGGCTTCTGGAAGGACCTGGGCGAGTGCTCGGCCAACTGGTCCGAGGACAAGCGCTGGGAACCGCAGATGGACAAGGCCGAACAGGACCGCCAGATGCGGCTCTGGAAGAAGGCTGTCACCAAGTCCATGGACTGGGTCGACGAGGACGTGCGCTAG
- a CDS encoding MIP/aquaporin family protein: MSLGIVFLSEVFGTGMLTLLGCGVVANVALRGTKGNSGGFLMVTWGWGIAVFCGVFVAAKSGAHLNPAVTLGLLLNGKAEYAPGVTVDFASTLTYFGGEMVGAFLGAVVCWLAYKQHFDDEPEPASKLGTFSTGPAIRSTPWNLITEIIGTFVLVFVILTLGGTPSGLGPLAVALLVVGIGVSLGGPTGYAINPARDLGPRIAHAVLPIKGKGSSDWSYSWIPVVGPLVGGALGGLVARIVPIIITAAS; encoded by the coding sequence ATGTCTCTAGGAATAGTCTTCCTCTCCGAAGTCTTTGGCACGGGCATGCTGACCCTGTTGGGTTGCGGCGTCGTTGCCAACGTGGCTTTGCGGGGGACAAAAGGCAACAGTGGCGGCTTCCTGATGGTCACTTGGGGATGGGGCATTGCCGTCTTCTGTGGTGTCTTCGTCGCCGCCAAGTCGGGCGCGCACCTGAACCCTGCCGTCACGCTCGGCCTGCTGCTCAATGGCAAGGCTGAATATGCGCCGGGAGTCACCGTAGACTTCGCTTCCACCCTCACCTACTTCGGTGGCGAGATGGTGGGTGCATTCCTTGGTGCCGTGGTCTGCTGGCTGGCCTACAAGCAGCACTTCGACGACGAACCCGAGCCTGCCAGCAAGCTTGGGACCTTTTCCACCGGCCCTGCCATCCGGTCCACCCCATGGAACCTGATCACCGAAATCATCGGCACTTTTGTGCTGGTCTTCGTCATCCTCACCCTCGGCGGTACCCCCTCAGGGCTCGGCCCGCTGGCAGTAGCGCTGCTCGTGGTCGGTATCGGTGTTTCCCTCGGCGGCCCCACCGGCTACGCCATCAACCCTGCCCGTGACCTGGGACCGCGCATCGCCCACGCTGTGCTTCCCATCAAGGGCAAGGGCTCCAGCGACTGGAGCTATTCGTGGATTCCTGTGGTCGGCCCGCTTGTGGGCGGCGCCCTGGGTGGACTCGTCGCCCGGATTGTCCCGATCATCATCACGGCCGCTTCCTGA
- a CDS encoding glycerol-3-phosphate dehydrogenase/oxidase: MPRPGAGRASVHSLRQRPHAKVLVVGGGINGVGTFRDLALQGVDVALVERGDYCQGASGASSHMIHGGIRYLENGEFRLVRESVVERNRLLRIAPHYVKPLQTTIPIFSTFSGILSAPLRFLTHKQQGKPKERGAFLIKVGLSLYDSFSRNGGTVPRHQFRTHKAALGELPALRPDVKYTATYFDASVHNPERLTLDVLQDGEKAGRAGNARGTSAQSDTARASNYLSLQSMSATPNPGTGRGSTVRLRDELTGEEFDFTADIIVNTTGAWVDHTNQAMGAASSFMGGTKGSHIVLDHPGLLAACRGREIFFEHTDGRIVLIYPMGDRVLVGTTDVDADMSEDAVCTDEEIQYFFELINHVFPSVDVTPEDIVYTFSGVRPLPSHDATQPGFVSRDYRIERRASAPEGSGAVVLSLVGGKWTTFRALAEHLTNEVLSELGVQRKVSTAQLPIGGGAGFPADEAGVQKWIKAHMAGGRDADRTAGLLTRYGTRAEEVIAYLDAEPDHALRSTRELSVRELEFMAANEQVGHLVDVLIRRTSLAFRGLVTGELLNEVAEVLSVPLQWDAAARAAEIKHAQDVLQRFHRVETHSLVA; this comes from the coding sequence GTGCCCCGGCCGGGGGCCGGGCGCGCGTCCGTCCACAGCCTGCGGCAACGTCCGCACGCGAAGGTGCTGGTTGTTGGCGGTGGCATCAACGGAGTGGGCACCTTCCGTGATCTGGCACTCCAGGGCGTCGATGTCGCGCTCGTGGAACGCGGAGATTACTGCCAGGGCGCCAGCGGTGCGTCCTCGCACATGATCCATGGCGGAATCCGCTACCTCGAGAACGGCGAGTTCCGCCTGGTCCGGGAGTCCGTGGTGGAACGCAACCGCCTGCTCAGGATTGCGCCGCACTATGTCAAGCCGCTGCAGACAACCATCCCCATCTTCAGCACCTTCTCCGGCATCCTCTCGGCACCGCTGCGCTTCCTGACCCACAAGCAGCAGGGAAAGCCCAAGGAGCGTGGAGCGTTCCTCATCAAGGTGGGGCTTAGTCTCTACGATTCGTTCTCCAGGAACGGCGGGACGGTACCGCGGCACCAGTTCAGGACCCACAAGGCAGCCCTCGGGGAACTGCCCGCCCTGCGGCCCGACGTCAAATACACGGCCACCTACTTCGACGCGTCCGTCCACAACCCGGAGCGGCTGACCCTGGACGTCCTGCAGGACGGCGAAAAGGCCGGACGCGCCGGTAACGCGAGGGGCACCAGCGCACAGAGTGATACGGCCCGCGCCAGCAATTACCTGTCACTCCAATCCATGTCTGCAACCCCCAATCCGGGAACCGGCAGGGGAAGCACTGTCCGCCTTCGCGACGAACTGACCGGTGAGGAATTCGACTTCACGGCGGACATCATCGTCAACACCACCGGGGCCTGGGTGGACCACACCAACCAGGCAATGGGTGCGGCATCCTCGTTCATGGGAGGCACCAAGGGGTCCCACATCGTGCTGGACCACCCGGGCCTCCTCGCCGCCTGCCGCGGCCGGGAAATCTTCTTCGAGCACACCGACGGCCGGATCGTCCTCATCTACCCCATGGGCGACCGGGTTCTCGTGGGCACCACGGACGTTGACGCGGACATGTCGGAGGACGCCGTCTGCACCGACGAGGAGATCCAGTACTTCTTTGAACTGATCAACCACGTCTTCCCCTCGGTCGACGTCACACCAGAGGACATCGTGTACACGTTCTCGGGTGTCCGCCCCCTGCCCAGCCATGACGCCACCCAGCCCGGCTTCGTCTCACGTGATTACCGCATCGAACGCCGCGCGTCCGCACCTGAGGGGAGCGGCGCCGTCGTGCTGAGCCTGGTGGGCGGCAAATGGACCACCTTCCGTGCCCTTGCCGAGCACCTGACCAACGAGGTCCTCAGTGAACTCGGCGTGCAGCGCAAGGTGTCCACGGCGCAGCTCCCCATCGGCGGCGGCGCCGGTTTCCCTGCCGACGAAGCTGGCGTGCAGAAATGGATCAAGGCCCACATGGCCGGCGGCCGGGATGCAGACCGCACGGCCGGACTGCTGACCCGCTACGGGACCCGGGCCGAAGAGGTCATCGCCTACCTCGATGCCGAGCCCGACCACGCGCTGCGGTCCACCCGTGAACTGAGCGTCCGTGAACTGGAATTCATGGCGGCCAATGAGCAGGTGGGGCACCTGGTGGACGTCCTCATCCGGCGTACCTCCCTGGCCTTCCGCGGACTGGTTACCGGTGAACTCCTCAACGAAGTGGCGGAAGTCCTGTCCGTCCCGCTCCAGTGGGACGCGGCGGCGCGCGCCGCCGAGATCAAGCACGCACAGGACGTGCTGCAGCGTTTCCACCGCGTGGAAACGCACAGCCTGGTCGCCTAA